The DNA sequence GATGTTGCAGGCAGCACATTAGGTTTAATGGGTAGCGGCAGCTTAGGGCAAGCGACCGCGATATTGGCCAAAGCGATTGGTATGAACGTAATTTTTGCTGAGCGCAAAGGGGCAGATTCTTGTCGAGAAGGGTATCTACCTTTTGATACGGTGTTACAACAAGCAGATGCGATCAGCTTGCATTGCCCGTTGACCGAAGCGACTCGAAATCTGATTTCGAAGCGAGAGCTTACAATGATGAAACCAAGTGCGGTGCTAATTAATGCTGGCCGTGGTGGATTAGTCGATGAGCAAGCCTTGGTCGAAGCATTGATAAATCATGAGATTGCGGGCGCGGGCATGGATGTGTTCACACAAGAGCCTGCAGATACTTCGAATCCGTTGTTAGCGAATAGCCACTTGCCGAATTTATTGTTAACGCCACACGTAGCGTGGGGCAGTGACAGCTCAATTCAAAAGCTTTCCGATATTCTGATGGATAACATTGATGCGTTTGTTGAAGGGAAGCCACAGAATCTCGTGAGTTAATTCACAGTAAGCGGTTATACGCTCAGCTTCAGACATAAAAAAGGTTGGCTTTGAGCCAACCTTTTTAGATGTTTTGTCTGTAGTTCGACTTAGCTTATCTGCCAGAAGCCATTAGCCTTGAGGTTTGATGACCAATACATTGATTGGTGAATTCTGTACGACTTTACTCGCCACTGAACCCAGTACCACTTTGTCGATTTTCGAGCGCTTATGACTAGGCATCACAATCAGGTCTGCCCCAAGCTTTTCTGCGTAATCTAGAATCGTTGTGTAGGTTTTACCTTCTGCAACGTGAACCTTATAAACTACTTCATCGTCGATGTACTTGTCTGCAAACTCTTTCAGCTGATTTTTCACATCGAGCTTCATTTGGTTTGCTGCATCTTTCGGGAAGTAAGACGCAACCATCGACATGTGAATGCCCGGCAATACGTTCAAGATGTGGATTTCAGCATTACTGTGCTTTGCGTGCCATACCGCTAATTCAACAGCTTTGTCAGAAAAGCCTTTGTCGTTAAGATCAACAGGAACAAGGATTTGTTTATACATGTGTTTTTCTCTTTTTTATCAGCGCTTAGTATTGACCAAGCGCTGTGATTATCCTTTCCATGTAATAAAGCCAAATAGAGTGAGCACTACTTGGCTCTATCCATTACGCGCTAATCTCATCCTTACGAGCACGCCTTCTTTGGTTCATCGCTAAGCCAATTAGAATCAGTAGGGATGGTAAGAATACCCACTCTTTCATTGGTCTTTCTGCGTCTTGGATAACTGATTTAATTTCCCAATCAAAGTCAATGCCAGCCGCTTCTGCTGGGCTACCGAACTCAACCATGTCGACAATCATCTTGCCTTCAGATTTCGTCAGCATTAAGCCCATTGAAGCAATGCGGTCTTCACTTGTTGTCGCAGAATCTTCAAATGGAAGGCGAACCGTCTTCTCAGAATAGTCACCTTCTAAGTTTTCGCCACCCACTCTTAACTCAAGAGATTGTCCCACAGATAGACCTTCTGTGATTTGAGCGATCTCAACTCCAGGTGAAAGAACTTTCTCTGGATAAATCATGTCCCACCAGAAGCCAGGGCGGAAGAAAGAGAAAGTTAGAACCAATAATAGGATCGTTTCCCACCATTTGTTCTTGGTAAACCACCAACCTTGCGTTGCAGCGGCAAAGATAAGTACCGCAGTTACAGAAGAGAAAATAGTGAGGAATAGATGCCACCAAGAATCAATGCCCATCAATAGTAGTTGAGTATTGAAAATGAACATGAATGGCAAGATCGCGGTCCGGATATCATAAGTAAAGCCTTGAATACCGGTTCGAATCGGGTCTGATTTTGCAATCGCGGCGGCCGCAAAAGCTGCCAAACCAACTGGAGGCGTATCATCGGCTAAAATACCGAAGTAGAACACGAATAAGTGAACTGCAATCAGAGGGATGATCAGGCCATGCGCCGCGCCTAAGGTAACAATTACCGGAGCCATCAGCGTTGATACAACGATGTAGTTCGCCGTTGTTGGTAAGCCCATACCTAAGATTAAGCTGATTACCGCAGTGAACAGCAGCATAAGAATGATGCTACCGCCTGAGATGAACTCAACGAAGTCCGTCATTACCAAGCCGATACCCGTCAGAGTCACCACGCCGACAACCGTACCCGCTGCAGCTGTTGCTACACCGATACCGATCATGTTGCGCGCGCCTGAAACCAAGCTCTCTAATAGATCAACGAAACCGGCTTTAGTTTGCTCTGCAAGATCGTCCGATTTGTTCATCAGAGTCATCAAAGGACGCTGTGTGATCAAAATGAAGATCATGAATACCGTTGCCCAGAAGGCAGAAAGACCTGGAGAGAATCGCTCTACAGTCAGACACCAAACAAGCACCACGATAGGCAATAGGAAATGTAAACCAGACTTAATGGTTGGGCCTGGATCGGGTACTTCTGTTAGCTCGGCATCGATGTCCATGCCACCTTCAGCGGCATATTTTGCTGATACTCGAACCAAGGCTACATAAGAGATCAATAGAGCAACGGTAACAATAGGTGTCGCTGCATCGCCAAAGACATCTTTCGTCCAGCCGACACCGTAGTAAACCGCAGCACTGATGACACAAAGACCTAAAATGGTACCAGTGAAAGACAGTAGGCTTTGTACGATAGTTGGTGTGTGACGACGAGGTAGGCCTGTCATACCCGCTTTACATGCTTCTAAGTGAACAATGTAAATCAGGGCGATGTAAGAGATAAGAGCAGGCAATAGCGCCGCTTTAATCACTTCTACATACGAGATACCCACATATTCAACCATCAAGAATGCAGCAGCACCCATGATTGGTGGGGTTAACTGACCATTGGTTGAAGCGGCTACTTCTACAGCACCGGCTTTTTCACCTGAGAATCCGACTCTTTTCATCAGAGGGATTGTGAAAGTACCCGTGGTAACCACGTTAGCAATAGATGAACCAGACACTAGACCGGATAGGCCAGATGCAACAACAGCTGCTTTCGCTGGACCGCCTTTCATGTGGCCAAGCAAAGAGAAAGCCACTTTGATGAAGTAAGCACCAGCGCCTGCGCGTTCTAGCATTGCACCAAACAGTACAAACAAGAATACGAATGACGTAGAGACGCCAAGAGCAACACCGAATACACCTTCAGTTGTTAGCCACAGATGCGACATTGCCTTGTTCAGGCTTGCACCTTTATGGGCGATAACGTCTGGCATGTGTGGACCGCCAAAGGTGTAAAGTAGGAATACTGCAGCCACAACCATAAGAGGTGGACCTAAAGCGCGTCGTGTTGCTTCAAGCAGTAGAACCATACCAAATACAGCAGCAACAATATCGAATGTTGTCGGTGCGCCTGAACGTTCAGCGAGTTGAGTATAGAAAATATAGATATACGAAGCTGAAAAGCTACCAACCAGCGCTAATATCCAGTCGACCGCAGGAATTCTATCCCGAGGCGAATTTTTCATTGCTGGGTAAGCGGTAAAGGCTAGGAAGATGGCAAACGTAAGATGAATTGCTCGAGCTTCAGTGTCGTTTAAAATTGCGAAGTTAAAAATGAACGGCAGCGGGGATGCATACCAAAGTTGGAACAGTGACCAACATAGAGGCACAAACCATAAAATACGGCCTTGGATACCGTGAGGGCTACGCGCACCAGTGTCTGATTGTGCCACCATTTCTTGCACATCTGGAGACGGTGATGTTGTCTGCGTCATGTACTTTATCCTTATTATTGATGGTCTGCCTTTCTTACGAACAACGAGACGTTATTTATTTCCTATCTAGTGTAGCGAATGGATAGGGAAATGCGTTTTTTGTTCGTCTTTGTCTTAGGCTTGATACGAAGGTAAGTTCGCCAAATTGGAGAAACTTAAAGGTTTGTTTCTTTTCACTTGGGTTATTTTTATAAAACGTGAAAAGCCAATAAGGAGGACATGCCTCCTTATTGGTAGAGTAGGCTTAAAGTAGAATTACTTTAGAAGGCCTACTTCTTTGTAGTATTTTACTGCGCCAGGGTGAAGAGGGATTGAGATACCCGCTTTAACCATGTCTTCTTTCTTCAGGTTCGCAAATGCTGGGTGCAGGCGTTTGAATGTAGCGAAGTTTTCAAATACCGCTTTAGCAACGTTGTATGCGACTTCATCAGAAACGTCAGACGTTGTTACCATAGTTGCAGCAACACCGAAGCTGTTTACGTCAGCATCTGTACCACGGTACATGCCAGCTGGAACTGTGCTGTATGCGTAGTATGGGTTTTCAGCTACGATCTTGTCGATTTGTGGACCAGTTGCAGAAACCAGTTTTGCATCACAAGAAGTCGTTGCTTCTTTGATTGATCCGTTCGGGTGACCAACCATGTAGATGAATGCATCAATCTTGTTGTCACAAAGAGCTTGTGAACGCTCAGAACCTTTAAGTTCAGAAGCAAGCTTGAAGCTATCGTTAGTCCAACCCATAGCGTCCATTACAACACCCATCGTTGCACGGTCACCAGAGCCTGGGTTCCCAATGTTTACACGCTTACCTGCTAGGTCAGACACATTGTTGATACCAGCATCGGTACGAGCGATGATGTTGAACGGTTCTGTATGTAGAGAGAACATAGCGCGAAGTTTTTTGTATTCGCCCTGATCTTTAAATTTACTTGTACCGTTGTAGCCGTGGTATTGCCAGTCCGATTGAACAACACCGAAATCTAGTTCACCAGCACGGATGGTGTTAACGTTGTAGATCGAACCACCAGTAGATTCTACAGAACAACGAATGTTGTGGTCTTTGCGGCCTTTGTTCACTAGCTTACAAATAGCGCCACCAGTTGGGTAGTAAACACCCGTTACTGAACCAGTACCAATTGTGATGAACTCTTGAGCGTTAACTGCGCCAGCGCCCATTACAGCAGCTGCAATAGCCCCAACTTTAATAAGTTTGGTAAATGCCATGAATTTCCCTTCCTTTATTCATTATTAACCCTGAAACAAGTGTAGTCGTTTCTGGAGTTTCCTATTTGGAAACGGCACCTTTTTCAATCCATGTGATGAAAAAGTGGCTGAATAATATCAAAAATTGGCAGAAAATTACTCAAATGTTAAAAGATATAGCTAAAAAATCTAACAAATGACGCTTAGATCTTATGTTTGATTTGCTACTGAGTTTTTTAAAATCAATGGTTTAGTGGTGTTTGAGGAGGGGGAGATAGATATTCTAGGATGTGATTTGGATCACGAAGCGAATCGGTGTTCGTGATCCATTAATCAGGTTGATGGTTATGAAACAGTGACCAATTATCCTGCGTATTCAAACAGTTCGCACACAGAATCAAACAATTGCTTAGTGGTAACGGACAGGGTGGGAGTGATGAAGATAGTATCATCGCCTGCAACAACACCTAGTATACCTTCCGACTTACCCAGTGAGTCCAATAAACGAGCAATAAGTTGCGCCGCACCTGGGCCAGTGTGTATCACCACCAATGCATTGTTGTGGTCAATATCTAATACTAATTCTCTTAGAGAGCTAGAAACTGTCGGAACACCAAGTTCAGCAGGAAGACAGTAAACCATCTCCATTTTTGCATTACGAGTTCGAACTGCACCAAACTTAGTTAACATACGCGAAACTTTAGATTGGTTGATACTTTCAAAACCTTCATGTTTGAGGGCATCGACAATCTCGCCTTGCGAACCAAAACGTTCTTCTTTTAGTAATGATTTAAAAGCACGAACTAAGTTGTCTTGTTTTTCTGTATTGCGCATATGTCATTCTTATTCATTAACAAAGATGTTTGCATATTCTCGCATACATATTCAATTTTAGCTAAAATATCACGGCAATTTGTTAGTCATATCACTGTAAAAATTTAATAGAATAATGTGTTATTAGTGTCGACTTATTTTGTTATTTCAGTCGATTATCGCCATAATGCGAACTTGCTGTGTAGCACGGTTTTATTGACTTGCGCGAAGTCGCAAAGCTGGCGTTAATTGATTGTAATCACTTTGTGATTAATATATTTTTTTAACGATAATTTAGCTCAAGAACTACCCTACCAAGAATTTATAAGAGAAAGCTCTCAAGGAGAATAACAATGAAAGTAGCTGTTATTGGTGCCGCTGGTGGCATCGGTCAAGCCCTAGCCCTACTACTAAAGAACCGCCTGCCTGCTGGTTCAGATCTTGCACTTTACGACATCGCTCCGGTAACTCCGGGTGTTGCTGCCGATCTTAGCCATATCCCAACACCTGTTTCGATCAAAGGTTACGCGGGTGAAGATCCAACACCAGCACTAGAAGGTGCGGATGTTGTGCTTATTTCTGCGGGTGTTGCTCGTAAGCCTGGTATGGATCGTGCGGATCTTTTCAATGTGAACGCTGGCATTGTTAAGTCTCTTGCAGAGAAAATCGCAGTTACTTGTCCTACTGCTTGTGTTGGTATCATCACTAACCCAGTAAATACAACAGTACCAATCGCTGCTGAAGTACTTAAGAAAGCGGGCGTTTACGACAAGCGTCGTTTATTCGGTATTACTACTCTTGATGTTATTCGTTCTGAAACGTTTGTTGCTGAGCTGAAAGATAAAGATCCAAGCAACATCCGTGTTCCTGTTATCGGCGGTCACTCAGGTGTAACGATCCTTCCTCTACTTTCTCAAGTTGAAGGCGTAGAGTTTACTGATGAAGAAATCGCAGCGCTAACAACTCGTATCCAAAATGCGGGTACTGAAGTAGTAGAAGCTAAAGCTGGCGGCGGCAGTGCAACACTATCGATGGGTCAAGCGGCTTGTCGCTTCGGTCTTGCTCTAGTGAAAGCGCTTCAAGGCGAAGAGAACGTAATTGAATGTGCATACGTTGAAGGTGAAGGCGAGCACGCACCATTCTTCGCACAACCAGTTAAACTTGGCAAAGAGGGCGCAGAAGCGATCCTTAGCTACGGTGAACTGAGCGACTTCGAACGTAATGCTTTAGATAGCATGCTTGAAACGCTAAATGGCGATATTGAGATCGGTGTTGAATTCGCTAAATAAGCGGGACACCATTTAACTCAGCCAAAAGATAGTTAATAAGAGCCGATCATTATGATCGGCTTTTTTGATCCTAAAATTCAAGTTGCTCGTATCTGTCTATATAACCAAGGTCGAGGTAAAGTTTATGGCTACTGTTGAAAAGGGTATGAATGTCCACTATTTGGGGCGCTTAGGAAAAATATTGGTCATTGATGAGCAAGAGCAGTACGCCTTGGTAGAGACTTACAATGGGCATGAGCAATACGCAGTGCCAATGGAAGAACTTGAAGAAATTGAAGTACAACTGCCGCTGTCATTAGAAGCGAGCCGATATTGAATTTGATTATCTTACAAATATTTGTTCAAAACTAAAAAAGAGCCCTGAGGCCCTTTTTTGTTATTTATATAGAAGCTAGAAGCGAGTTGTCTATTAACCTGCTTACTTGCTACGTTTAACAGCTAAGTGTGCGAGCGTGGTTAGCGCTTGCTTATATTCTGAATCAGGAAGTACAGAAAGCTCAGCAATCGCTTTATCTGCTTCTTCATAGGCTTTATTTGTTGTGTACTCTAACGAGCCTGTCCCTTTCATCACAGCCATAATGTCGTCGAGACGCTCCATACCATTGGCTTTTTCAATCGCTTCTCGAATCATGCTGGTTTGTTCAGGAGAACCATTGTGCATTGCGTAAAGTAGAGGCAGTGTTGGTTTGCCTTCGGCTAGATCGTCACCAACGTTCTTACCCATCTCTTTACCATCAGCAGTGTAATCCATCACATCATCAATCAATTGGAATGCAGTGCCTAGGTATTTACCGTAGTTTTGCATAGCCGTTTCGATTTCAGGTGATGATTCGCTAAGAATTGCACCGATTTGCGTTGCAGCTTCAAACAAGCGAGCGGTCTTCGAGTAGATGACCTGCATGTAACTTTCTTCTGTGGTGTCCGGGTTATTACAGTTCATTAATTGTTGAACTTCACCCTCGGCAATCACGTTAACTGCTTCACTCATTAACTCAAGGATCTTTAAGGATCCTAGCGTTGTCATCATCTGGAACGAGCGAGTGTAGATAAAGTCACCCACCAAAACGCTAGCGGCATTACCAAAAGCTGCGTTGGCTGTCGCTTTACCGCGTCTCATGTCCGACTCGTCGACGACATCATCATGGAGAAGGGTAGCTGTGTGAATAAACTCGATAAAAGCTGCAGAGGTGATATGAGCTTCACCTTGATAACCAAGTGCACGAGCAGATAAAAGAGCAAGCAAAGGACGTAGGCGTTTGCCACCACCGCTAACGATATAAAAACCAAGCTGGTTGATTAAACTTACGTCAGAATTAAGTTGGGCTTGAATTGTTTCATTCACTTTTGCCATATCATTGGCAGTAAGCGTTTGGATAGCTTTAAAATCCATTGTTCATCCGGCTGAAGTTAGACCCTGTAAGGCTTATACGTTGTATTTAATTGTTGAATAATACACTAAAAAACGTTGATTAATACATCACTTAAAGGCATCATTGCCGCACTTTTCTTTGGCGAACATGTTTTCGCCAATATTTTAAAAATATGGCTTGTCATAGCGGCATGATTCCCGTAGAATCTGCGCCCTATTGATTAGTTTAGCGCACACCCGAGTTGTAGAATTAACAACCATAGGCTGTGCGGAAAAAGCGGAGTAAAATATGTACGCTGTTTTCCAATCTGGTGGCAAACAACACCGAGTAAGCGAAGGTCAAACACTTCGTTTAGAGAAATTAGACGTTGAAACTGGTGCAACTGTAGAATTTGATAAAGTTCTTCTTGTTGCTAACGGCGAAGAAATCGCTGTTGGTGCACCTCTTGTTGAAGGTGGCAAAGTTACTGCAGAAGTAGTACAACACGGTCGTGGCGATAAAGTAAAAATCGTTAAGTTCCGTCGTCGTAAGCACTCGCGTAAGCAAGCTGGTCACCGTCAGTGGTTCACAGAAGTGAAAATCACTGGCATTAACGCTTAAGTATTAGGAGAGTTTAACAATGGCACATAAAAAAGCTGGCGGTTCTACTAATAACGGCCGCGATTCAGAAAGCAAACGTCTTGGTGTTAAGCGTTTTGGTGGTGAATCTGTTCTTGCAGGTAACATCATCGTTCGTCAACGTGGTACTAAGTTCCACGCTGGCACAAACGTTGGCATCGGTAAAGACCATACTCTTTTCGCTCTTACTGAAGGTAAAGTGAAATTTGCAGTAAAAGGTCCTAAAAACCGTAAGTTTGTAAGCATCGAAGCTGAGTAATTTAATCTTTTATTAGATTATTTATACTAGCTTTCAAGCTGAATTCAAAAGCCCTGCCGATTCGGCAGGGTTTTTTATTTATAGCGAGAATAAAAAAGTAGACGCTCTTGTTTTGGTTTTGATAAGCCGTTCTATTTTTGAGAAACAGTTTGGTTTTATTAAGAAGCCGTTTGTTTTTTAAGATACAGAAAGCAAAGAACCTCTCCTTATTTGTTCCTTGGTTGCAGATCGATCTAGATCTTAGGTGATCGATCTAAACACGGATCTGCTAGAATTTATATCATTCCTTGATGAGTGGTAACGCAACGTAAGTGCGGAGTTAAAAAATGAAATTCGTTGATGAAGCATCAGTAAAAATAGAAGCCGGTGATGGCGGTAATGGTACAGTAAGCTTTTGGCGCGAAAAATTCGTCGCTAAAGGTGGTCCTGACGGCGGTGATGGCGGTGATGGCGGTGATGTTTACATTCAAGCGGATGAAAACTTAAACACACTGATCGATTACCGTTTCCAACGTTTTTACAATGCTGAGCGTGGCGAAAATGGCCGCGGTGGTAACTGTACTGGTAAACGTGGTAAAGATATGACGATGAAAGTACCGGTAGGTACTCGCGCTGTTGATATCCACACGAATGAAATCGTTGCTGAAGTTGCTGAGCATGGCAAGAAAGTTATGGTTGGTAAAGGTGGTTGGCACGGTCTTGGTAACACGCGCTTTAAGTCGTCTGTTAACCGTGCTCCTCGTCAAAAGACAATGGGTACTAAAGGTGAAGTTCGCGAACTACGTTTAGAGCTTCTTCTGCTAGCGGATGTTGGTATGCTTGGTTTGCCAAACGCTGGTAAATCTACGTTTATTCGCTCAGTATCTGCTGCGAAACCAAAAGTGGCTGATTACCCGTTTACGACGCTAATCCCTAGCTTAGGTGTGGTAAGTGTTGTCCCTGAGAAGAGTTTCGTAGTTGCCGATATCCCTGGCTTGATCGAAGGCGCAGCTGATGGCGCTGGTCTTGGTATTCGTTTCTTGAAGCACCTTGAGCGTTGTCGCGTTCTTCTGCATATGATCGATATTTTGCCGATCGATGGTTCTGATCCTATTCAGAATGCACTGACGATCATCGATGAGCTTGAGCAATACAGTGAGAAAGTTGCACAGAAACCTCGTTGGTTAGTATTCAATAAAGTTGACCTAATGCCTGAAGAAGAAGCTGACGAAAAGATTCAAGAAATCGTTGAAGCTTTGGGTTGGGAAGGCGAGTACTTCAAGATCTCTGCTGTAAACAAGATCGGTACCAAAGATCTTTGCTTTAAACTGGGTGAGTTCATGGAGAACCTACCTCGTGAAGTTGAAGCAATTGAAGAAGAAGAAAAAGTTAACTTTATGTGGGATGACTACCATAAAGATGCGATGGCCGGTAAGAATGTCGTTACTGAAGATGACGACGACTGGGATGATTGGGATGACGAAGAAGATGACGGTCATGTTATCTATGTTCGTGATTAATAATCCTCGTAGTTTCTTATAAGCACTTTGGTCGCTTTTTCTAAGATACGCTGATAGTTTTATTAAACCGCAATGAAAATTGCGGTTTTTTTGTATCTAAATCATGACGTCTTGCTGTTTTTTATGCAAAATTTATCTTTAGATAATTAACGCCTATGGGAAGGAAATCATGGCATCAAAACAAAGAGCGATCTCAAGGTTAGTCGCTCAATCAGGACAAATGTTATTAGCTCATGGCGCCGAGAGCACACTGGTCGGTGACATTATGCGCCGCATCGGTATTGCTTGTGGGGTGAATGAGGTTGAAGTTGCACTGTCAGCCAATGCGTTGGTTGTGACAACAGTAATGGATGATCATTGCATAACGACGACTCGAAGTTGCGCTGATCGTGGCATTAATATGCAGGTGATAACCGAGATTCAACGCGTGTGTATCATGATGGAGAAAGGGATTCTTGATTATGATTTAGCTTATAATAAGATCCAAGGGATCAGTCCTGAACGCTACAACCGTTGGTTAGTTGTCGTAATGATTGGGCTATCGTGTGCTTCTTTTAGCCGTCTTGCTGGCGGAGATTGGCATGTCTTTATGATGACGTTTATAGCTTCGGCTTGCGGTATGATTGTGAGACAAGAGATCGGTCATCGTCATTTCAATCCGTTATTAAATTTTGCTATTACCGCTTTTGTCACCACCACCATTTCAGCTCAGGCGGTGCTCTACAATATTGGTGGTCAACCCACTATCGTGATGGCTTCGTCAGTATTGATGCTAGTGCCTGGTTTTCCTTTGATTAACTCCGTAGCAGATATGCTTAAAGGCCATATAAATATGGGTCTCGCACGCTTCACCATGGCCAGTTTATTAACGTTGGCTACAAGCTTAGGTATTGTCGCAGCGATGAGCCTATCTGACGTATGGGGGTGGGTGAACTAATGACTATTTTGGAACTTTTTGTTGGGTTACTCAACGACATGTTTTTTGCTGCGATTCCTGCGGTTGGTTTTGCATTGGTGTTTAACGTACCGCAACGAGCATTAATTTATTGTGCGCTGGGAGGTTCCATTGGTCACGGTAGCCGTTATTTGATGATGCACTTTGGTATTCCTATTGAATGGGCGACGTTCTTTGCTGCTACATTGGTAGGCATGATAGGGGTGCATTGGTCGCATAAATTGTTAGCACACCCGAAAGTATTTACGGTTGCAGCCTTGATTCCGATGGTCCCTGGCGTGTTTGCCTTTAAGGCGATGATTGCCATGGTTGAGATTAACCGAGCCGGATACAACCCAGAACTATTGGCATTGTTGATGGAGAACTTTTTGAAATCGATGTTCATTATCGCAGGGCTTGCGGTTGGCTTAGCAGTGCCTGGGCTGTTATTCTACCGTCGTAGACCTATCGTCTAGCTTCAACTTCATTTTCAAGTAAGGACAGGACTTTCGATTTATGATCATCAGCATGATAGCGGCAATGGCGAACAACCGTGTAATTGGTAAAGACAATCAGATGCCTTGGCATTTACCTGCAGATTTCGCATGGTTTAAACGTTCAACTATGGGCAAACCTGTCGTGATGGGGCGTAAAACTTACGATTCAATTGGTCGCCCTTTGCCGGGGAGGCTGAACGTTGTAATCAGCCGCGACGAGAGTTTAGAAATCGAAGGCGTAACGACGGTAACTTCGATTGAAAAAGCACTAGAGCTGGTAAGTGATGTTGATGAAGTGATGATCATCGGTGGTGGTTCAATCTATGAAACCTGCTTACCAAGAGCGAACAAGTTATACCTGACTTATATCGATTTTGATGTGGATGGTGATACTCAATTCCCAGACTGGGGAGAAGGTTGGAAGCAGAGCTTTAATGATACTTATCAAGCGGATGAGAAAAACAAGCACGATATGGAGTTTGTGGTTCTCGAGCGTTAACGGTGGTTATTAAGAGTTAGGCTCTGAAAATGCTTGCGTTACTGTGCACAGCTAGCGCAAGCTTCTCGTATCTCGTATCTCGTATCTCGTATCTCGTATCTCGTATCTCGTATCTCGTATCTCGTATCTCGTATCTCGTATCTCGTATCTCGTATCTCGTATCTCGTATCTCGTGTTTCTATAGCGCTTTTTGAGTGAAAAACTGTTTGTCTTCCCAGCGAAGTATCGTCAAGTCTCCCCCCCACACACACCCAGTATCAAGTCCAATCACATCTTTTCCTGAGTAACCTTCTAGCGCAGCCCAGTGTCCAAAAATAACTGTTTTATCCAGCTTTATACGTTGTGGTAGGTCAAACCAAGGCACTAACGGCTCAGTGGTAATTTCGCTTGGCGGAAGTTTACAGGCCATATCGAGTCGGCCATCAGTAAAACAGAAGCGCATTCTAGTCAGGCTGTTTA is a window from the Vibrio splendidus genome containing:
- a CDS encoding TRAP transporter permease — translated: MTQTTSPSPDVQEMVAQSDTGARSPHGIQGRILWFVPLCWSLFQLWYASPLPFIFNFAILNDTEARAIHLTFAIFLAFTAYPAMKNSPRDRIPAVDWILALVGSFSASYIYIFYTQLAERSGAPTTFDIVAAVFGMVLLLEATRRALGPPLMVVAAVFLLYTFGGPHMPDVIAHKGASLNKAMSHLWLTTEGVFGVALGVSTSFVFLFVLFGAMLERAGAGAYFIKVAFSLLGHMKGGPAKAAVVASGLSGLVSGSSIANVVTTGTFTIPLMKRVGFSGEKAGAVEVAASTNGQLTPPIMGAAAFLMVEYVGISYVEVIKAALLPALISYIALIYIVHLEACKAGMTGLPRRHTPTIVQSLLSFTGTILGLCVISAAVYYGVGWTKDVFGDAATPIVTVALLISYVALVRVSAKYAAEGGMDIDAELTEVPDPGPTIKSGLHFLLPIVVLVWCLTVERFSPGLSAFWATVFMIFILITQRPLMTLMNKSDDLAEQTKAGFVDLLESLVSGARNMIGIGVATAAAGTVVGVVTLTGIGLVMTDFVEFISGGSIILMLLFTAVISLILGMGLPTTANYIVVSTLMAPVIVTLGAAHGLIIPLIAVHLFVFYFGILADDTPPVGLAAFAAAAIAKSDPIRTGIQGFTYDIRTAILPFMFIFNTQLLLMGIDSWWHLFLTIFSSVTAVLIFAAATQGWWFTKNKWWETILLLVLTFSFFRPGFWWDMIYPEKVLSPGVEIAQITEGLSVGQSLELRVGGENLEGDYSEKTVRLPFEDSATTSEDRIASMGLMLTKSEGKMIVDMVEFGSPAEAAGIDFDWEIKSVIQDAERPMKEWVFLPSLLILIGLAMNQRRRARKDEISA
- the argR gene encoding transcriptional regulator ArgR, coding for MRNTEKQDNLVRAFKSLLKEERFGSQGEIVDALKHEGFESINQSKVSRMLTKFGAVRTRNAKMEMVYCLPAELGVPTVSSSLRELVLDIDHNNALVVIHTGPGAAQLIARLLDSLGKSEGILGVVAGDDTIFITPTLSVTTKQLFDSVCELFEYAG
- the mdh gene encoding malate dehydrogenase, which produces MKVAVIGAAGGIGQALALLLKNRLPAGSDLALYDIAPVTPGVAADLSHIPTPVSIKGYAGEDPTPALEGADVVLISAGVARKPGMDRADLFNVNAGIVKSLAEKIAVTCPTACVGIITNPVNTTVPIAAEVLKKAGVYDKRRLFGITTLDVIRSETFVAELKDKDPSNIRVPVIGGHSGVTILPLLSQVEGVEFTDEEIAALTTRIQNAGTEVVEAKAGGGSATLSMGQAACRFGLALVKALQGEENVIECAYVEGEGEHAPFFAQPVKLGKEGAEAILSYGELSDFERNALDSMLETLNGDIEIGVEFAK
- a CDS encoding universal stress protein encodes the protein MYKQILVPVDLNDKGFSDKAVELAVWHAKHSNAEIHILNVLPGIHMSMVASYFPKDAANQMKLDVKNQLKEFADKYIDDEVVYKVHVAEGKTYTTILDYAEKLGADLIVMPSHKRSKIDKVVLGSVASKVVQNSPINVLVIKPQG
- the ispB gene encoding octaprenyl diphosphate synthase; the encoded protein is MDFKAIQTLTANDMAKVNETIQAQLNSDVSLINQLGFYIVSGGGKRLRPLLALLSARALGYQGEAHITSAAFIEFIHTATLLHDDVVDESDMRRGKATANAAFGNAASVLVGDFIYTRSFQMMTTLGSLKILELMSEAVNVIAEGEVQQLMNCNNPDTTEESYMQVIYSKTARLFEAATQIGAILSESSPEIETAMQNYGKYLGTAFQLIDDVMDYTADGKEMGKNVGDDLAEGKPTLPLLYAMHNGSPEQTSMIREAIEKANGMERLDDIMAVMKGTGSLEYTTNKAYEEADKAIAELSVLPDSEYKQALTTLAHLAVKRSK
- a CDS encoding TAXI family TRAP transporter solute-binding subunit, which translates into the protein MAFTKLIKVGAIAAAVMGAGAVNAQEFITIGTGSVTGVYYPTGGAICKLVNKGRKDHNIRCSVESTGGSIYNVNTIRAGELDFGVVQSDWQYHGYNGTSKFKDQGEYKKLRAMFSLHTEPFNIIARTDAGINNVSDLAGKRVNIGNPGSGDRATMGVVMDAMGWTNDSFKLASELKGSERSQALCDNKIDAFIYMVGHPNGSIKEATTSCDAKLVSATGPQIDKIVAENPYYAYSTVPAGMYRGTDADVNSFGVAATMVTTSDVSDEVAYNVAKAVFENFATFKRLHPAFANLKKEDMVKAGISIPLHPGAVKYYKEVGLLK
- a CDS encoding D-2-hydroxyacid dehydrogenase, with the translated sequence MRKLKVVFLDRATIPSQIHLKPISFEHQWVEYDFTSPEQVSERMEGADVVITNKVVLNESNLAQAQQLKLIAVSATGVNNVDVGYCKSNNIAVTNVQGYATQSVPEHVIAMLFTLKRNLIGYHQDIEAGEWQKDKQFCFFTHPIQDVAGSTLGLMGSGSLGQATAILAKAIGMNVIFAERKGADSCREGYLPFDTVLQQADAISLHCPLTEATRNLISKRELTMMKPSAVLINAGRGGLVDEQALVEALINHEIAGAGMDVFTQEPADTSNPLLANSHLPNLLLTPHVAWGSDSSIQKLSDILMDNIDAFVEGKPQNLVS